A single region of the Thermotoga profunda AZM34c06 genome encodes:
- a CDS encoding lactate utilization protein has translation MREELYKFKYKSLCEKVKPILEKKQFEVYIVENVQQAKELVEKLIPEGSVVSSGGSLTLSDSGILDLLRSGRYKFLDRYTSSDRRKTELEAFNSDYYLCSANAITMNGELAFMDGFGNRVASVTYGPKNVILIVSANKIVENLEAARERIRYIAPMNAKRLSLSTPCATTGICQDCDSPQRICRYFHVVYDSRNLPKRIKIIFVLEELGL, from the coding sequence ATGAGAGAAGAGCTTTACAAATTTAAGTACAAATCCTTGTGCGAGAAAGTTAAGCCAATTCTCGAAAAAAAGCAATTCGAGGTATATATTGTTGAGAATGTCCAGCAGGCAAAGGAATTGGTGGAAAAACTGATACCAGAGGGATCAGTCGTGAGCTCGGGTGGGTCTCTTACGTTGAGTGACTCTGGGATACTGGACTTATTGAGAAGTGGAAGGTACAAATTTTTAGATCGTTACACTTCCAGCGACAGAAGAAAAACAGAACTCGAAGCTTTCAACAGTGATTACTATCTTTGTAGTGCAAATGCGATTACAATGAATGGTGAACTTGCCTTTATGGATGGCTTTGGCAACAGAGTAGCTTCGGTGACTTATGGGCCAAAGAATGTCATTTTGATTGTGAGTGCAAATAAGATCGTGGAGAATCTCGAAGCAGCGAGAGAAAGGATTAGATACATAGCACCTATGAATGCGAAAAGACTTTCTCTTTCAACTCCATGTGCAACTACAGGAATTTGCCAAGACTGCGATTCACCACAAAGAATCTGTAGATATTTTCACGTCGTATACGATTCACGCAACTTACCAAAAAGGATAAAAATCATTTTCGTGCTTGAAGAGCTTGGATTGTGA
- a CDS encoding FAD-dependent oxidoreductase, whose translation MRAPKIVVVGGGWGGCAAAASARKAGAEVILLERTDMLLGTGLVGGIFRNNGRFTAAEEMLEMGADIFSVMDNCVTHTNVEFPGHKHASLYNVYKIEPAVKEYLKELGVQILTKARVIDVAKEGEKVSCVVVEGLEPIKADAFVDATGTSAVPANCTKYGNGCAMCILRCHSFGPRISITTKVGVEEWIGKKPDNSSIGAMSGSCKLCKDSVAPEIVRELEEKGSALVPVPLEVREEEKLLSMKACQQYALEEFIENLVLLDTGPVKLMTPFFPLERLRKVPGMERARYEDPIAGGKGNSMRYFGFANCTPELQAIGPVDNLFCAGEKAGAMVGHTEAIVSGTLAGHNAVRRVFGEKLLRLPDELAVGDFVNHVIAEMKKEEGRQYKYTFSGSIYFKRMSQKNLYTTNITVIKERVKKVGLRSIFNTKLV comes from the coding sequence ATGCGTGCTCCGAAGATAGTTGTCGTTGGAGGAGGTTGGGGTGGATGTGCTGCAGCCGCATCTGCCCGCAAGGCTGGTGCCGAAGTAATATTGCTCGAGAGAACAGATATGCTTTTGGGAACAGGACTGGTTGGAGGAATCTTCAGAAACAATGGTAGATTCACAGCGGCTGAAGAGATGCTTGAGATGGGTGCAGATATTTTCTCTGTTATGGACAATTGTGTAACTCATACAAACGTTGAGTTTCCAGGGCACAAACATGCCAGTTTGTACAACGTCTATAAAATCGAACCTGCAGTCAAGGAATATCTGAAAGAGCTCGGTGTACAAATTCTCACAAAAGCCAGAGTTATCGATGTGGCAAAGGAAGGTGAAAAAGTTTCTTGTGTTGTTGTTGAAGGACTTGAACCAATTAAAGCAGATGCCTTTGTTGATGCAACAGGGACCTCAGCGGTACCTGCAAATTGCACTAAATATGGTAATGGTTGTGCGATGTGTATACTCAGATGCCACAGCTTTGGACCAAGAATCAGCATAACCACCAAAGTTGGTGTTGAAGAATGGATCGGGAAGAAACCAGATAACAGTAGTATAGGAGCAATGAGCGGCTCTTGCAAGTTGTGTAAGGATTCAGTTGCTCCAGAGATTGTTAGAGAACTTGAAGAAAAAGGTTCCGCACTTGTTCCAGTGCCACTCGAAGTACGTGAGGAAGAAAAACTTCTGAGCATGAAGGCATGCCAGCAGTATGCACTTGAAGAGTTCATTGAAAATTTGGTATTGCTTGACACAGGTCCTGTTAAATTGATGACTCCTTTCTTCCCTCTTGAGAGACTTAGAAAAGTTCCTGGTATGGAGAGAGCAAGGTATGAAGATCCAATAGCTGGTGGCAAAGGTAACTCAATGAGATATTTTGGTTTTGCCAATTGCACACCAGAGCTCCAAGCAATTGGTCCTGTGGATAATCTGTTCTGTGCCGGTGAAAAGGCCGGTGCAATGGTAGGACACACAGAAGCGATTGTCTCTGGAACATTGGCTGGTCATAATGCAGTCAGACGAGTTTTTGGTGAAAAACTCCTCAGGCTTCCAGATGAACTTGCTGTTGGAGATTTTGTAAATCATGTCATAGCTGAAATGAAGAAAGAAGAAGGGCGTCAATACAAATACACCTTCTCTGGTTCTATTTATTTCAAGAGAATGAGTCAAAAAAATTTATACACAACAAATATCACAGTTATAAAGGAAAGAGTGAAAAAAGTTGGATTGAGGTCGATTTTCAACACCAAACTCGTGTGA
- a CDS encoding (2Fe-2S)-binding protein, translating to MRLIRQHPILEYRHGRKVKFTFDGQEMEGFEGEPIAAALHANGIRILSYTEKYNRPRGFFCAIGKCSSCFVIVDGVPNIRSCITPLKEGMVIKTQRGKGTFQQEVQDHED from the coding sequence ATGAGGCTAATCCGGCAGCATCCAATTCTGGAATATCGACACGGAAGAAAGGTTAAATTCACGTTCGATGGCCAGGAAATGGAAGGTTTCGAAGGAGAACCCATAGCGGCTGCTTTGCATGCGAACGGTATAAGAATTCTGAGCTATACCGAGAAATACAACAGGCCTAGAGGCTTCTTTTGTGCAATAGGTAAGTGTTCTTCATGTTTTGTAATAGTTGATGGTGTTCCAAATATTCGTTCATGTATTACTCCTCTAAAAGAAGGAATGGTCATAAAAACTCAACGTGGCAAAGGGACTTTCCAGCAGGAGGTGCAAGATCATGAAGACTGA
- a CDS encoding TAXI family TRAP transporter solute-binding subunit: MKRANFILILALSILVSTIGIAQELKPVTLTWVAGGVGGGWYAQAGAIAALINQKEPKISIKVVPGGGVVNPVQVSSGDADLGWGITFVDKMALLGVPPLYEKPNPKVRSLGGYFGYYHIHFIASADKGISTVKELADMIKAGKPVRIAVPMKGTSDLPIIERILGYYGVTLDSIKKAGGEYFHATYADMTSLYKDRHVDFVTTHLSLPGSAVTEMFISRKSVLLSISDDCIDAMSRELGTVPRSSGLCVIPAGTYQGQDNAVPTVVTAGELLINADVPEIVAYTITKILCENLQELWNVHPANKTFVPENGAKNIAVPLHPGAERYYREAGYLK; encoded by the coding sequence GTGAAAAGGGCTAATTTCATTCTGATTCTTGCTTTAAGTATCCTTGTAAGTACAATTGGAATTGCTCAAGAATTGAAACCAGTGACTTTGACGTGGGTTGCTGGTGGTGTTGGTGGTGGATGGTATGCACAGGCAGGAGCAATAGCTGCTCTCATAAATCAGAAAGAACCTAAAATATCGATAAAGGTTGTCCCTGGTGGAGGAGTTGTCAACCCTGTACAGGTGTCGTCCGGTGATGCAGATCTTGGATGGGGGATCACTTTTGTTGATAAGATGGCACTTTTGGGTGTCCCACCACTGTACGAGAAACCAAATCCCAAGGTGAGATCACTGGGTGGTTATTTTGGTTATTATCATATCCACTTTATTGCGAGCGCTGACAAGGGTATATCTACTGTAAAAGAATTGGCAGACATGATAAAAGCTGGTAAACCGGTCAGAATAGCAGTTCCAATGAAAGGGACTTCAGATCTACCAATAATAGAACGCATACTTGGATACTACGGTGTGACTTTAGATAGTATAAAGAAAGCAGGTGGAGAATATTTCCATGCAACTTATGCGGATATGACAAGTTTGTACAAGGACCGTCATGTGGATTTTGTGACTACACACCTTTCACTTCCAGGATCAGCCGTAACAGAGATGTTCATCTCCAGAAAATCTGTATTACTTTCTATTTCGGATGATTGTATCGATGCAATGAGTAGAGAATTAGGAACAGTTCCACGTTCTTCGGGCCTTTGTGTTATTCCAGCTGGTACATACCAAGGTCAGGATAATGCTGTCCCCACTGTTGTTACAGCTGGTGAGTTGTTAATCAACGCAGATGTACCCGAGATAGTTGCCTATACCATTACGAAAATATTATGTGAGAATTTACAAGAATTGTGGAACGTTCATCCTGCCAACAAAACTTTTGTACCAGAGAACGGTGCTAAGAATATCGCAGTACCATTGCATCCTGGTGCAGAGAGGTATTACAGAGAAGCTGGATATTTGAAATGA
- a CDS encoding helix-turn-helix transcriptional regulator translates to MKKIHPILKAFIPVTKGLAQMLGPDYEIVLHDITDPERSVIAIENGHVTGRKVGAPLTDLGLYILRSEKFREVDIVPNYMTTTSDGRILRSTTIFIRDENERIIGFLCINFDTTKVSMFKQVIDQHLSFQKLEDLAGANHEKFASRVEELLNEAIQEVKSLTGKPLRYATKEEKINVLKKLDEKGFFLLKGAVDLLAREMGNSKFTIYAYLREARNKSDANIV, encoded by the coding sequence ATGAAAAAGATTCATCCAATTTTAAAGGCGTTCATACCAGTTACCAAAGGACTTGCACAAATGTTAGGTCCCGACTATGAAATCGTCCTTCATGATATAACAGATCCCGAACGTTCCGTCATAGCAATTGAGAATGGTCATGTTACAGGAAGAAAGGTTGGGGCGCCTCTAACAGATCTTGGACTGTACATACTCAGATCAGAGAAATTCAGAGAAGTCGATATCGTGCCAAATTATATGACTACAACTTCAGATGGTAGGATTTTGCGTTCAACAACTATATTTATACGCGATGAAAATGAGAGAATCATAGGTTTCTTATGTATCAACTTTGACACAACTAAGGTTTCTATGTTCAAGCAAGTGATTGATCAACATCTGTCTTTTCAAAAATTGGAAGATCTCGCCGGAGCAAATCATGAAAAATTCGCAAGCAGAGTGGAAGAACTTTTAAACGAAGCAATTCAAGAGGTCAAATCTTTGACAGGAAAACCTTTGAGATATGCAACCAAAGAAGAAAAAATAAATGTTCTGAAAAAACTCGATGAAAAAGGTTTCTTTTTACTAAAAGGTGCAGTTGATCTGCTTGCAAGAGAAATGGGAAACTCTAAATTCACCATTTATGCATATCTTCGCGAGGCAAGAAATAAATCTGACGCCAATATTGTGTAA
- a CDS encoding RidA family protein has translation MTVKTISTDQAPKAIGPYSQGIEANGFIFVSGQIPLDPATGELVNGDIKKQTARVFENIRAILKASGCDLKNVVKATVFVTDLSNFAAVNEIYSQYFGEHKPARSFVQVAGLPKGAQVEIEVIAAKE, from the coding sequence ATGACTGTGAAAACAATCAGTACAGATCAAGCGCCAAAGGCGATAGGTCCATATTCTCAAGGAATTGAAGCTAATGGATTTATTTTTGTCTCTGGGCAGATTCCACTCGATCCGGCAACTGGTGAACTGGTGAATGGCGACATTAAAAAACAAACCGCAAGAGTTTTTGAAAATATCAGAGCGATTCTCAAAGCAAGTGGTTGTGATCTCAAAAATGTGGTGAAAGCCACGGTTTTCGTGACAGATTTATCCAACTTTGCGGCAGTCAATGAGATATACAGCCAATATTTTGGCGAACACAAACCAGCGAGATCTTTTGTTCAGGTTGCGGGTTTACCAAAAGGTGCACAAGTTGAAATTGAAGTTATAGCTGCCAAGGAGTGA
- a CDS encoding (2Fe-2S)-binding protein, with protein MDEEVIVCRCEEITLKEIREAIRSGHTTISELKRLLRVGMGPCQGRGCREIILREISQITKVSIDKLNPGRFRPPVKPIPMGLLSESDAKRKG; from the coding sequence ATGGATGAAGAGGTCATCGTTTGTAGATGTGAGGAAATAACTCTGAAAGAGATTAGAGAAGCTATAAGATCTGGACATACAACTATCAGTGAGTTAAAAAGATTGCTCAGGGTGGGTATGGGTCCGTGTCAAGGACGTGGGTGTAGAGAGATCATTTTGCGTGAGATATCGCAAATTACTAAAGTATCTATTGATAAACTCAATCCAGGTAGATTTAGACCACCCGTTAAACCCATCCCAATGGGGCTTTTAAGTGAAAGTGATGCAAAAAGAAAGGGGTGA
- a CDS encoding DUF6917 domain-containing protein, translating into MIDPYASGMVKNDPYAKKTTVVGRIVAVLRGKMENRNLSLISPWSRALKNGEIHELILTDEKDAAPGKNVNKIAYLAFVEIINPGVIVFKDKVKLSNGKCIGTLAGFDETHMPNHQNIVIFTEQLISGEEMNLSLNDLIYFTRD; encoded by the coding sequence ATGATAGATCCTTATGCATCTGGAATGGTTAAAAACGATCCATATGCTAAAAAGACAACTGTTGTAGGAAGGATTGTAGCGGTACTTCGCGGAAAGATGGAAAACAGGAATTTATCTTTGATATCTCCGTGGTCGAGAGCTTTGAAAAATGGTGAAATACACGAATTGATTCTAACAGATGAAAAAGATGCCGCTCCTGGAAAAAATGTGAACAAAATAGCTTATCTTGCTTTTGTGGAGATCATAAACCCTGGTGTGATTGTTTTTAAAGACAAGGTGAAACTCTCTAATGGAAAATGCATTGGTACATTGGCAGGTTTTGATGAGACTCACATGCCAAATCATCAGAATATCGTTATCTTCACAGAACAACTTATATCTGGCGAAGAAATGAATTTGAGTCTAAATGATTTGATCTATTTTACGAGAGACTGA
- a CDS encoding TRAP transporter permease has product MRELRGWQRWVVGVWLVATALFHLYTATVGILQPRLQRGAHLLLLLPMAFLLYPATKKSPKDRFTVLDITLAILSTIPSLYLMIYNNSLNMRFERVDPLTTTQIILGIIIIILLLEAIRRAVVPAMTILLIAMMAYVYIAPYLPGIFYNKPMKLGRFVEMFYLITDSGIYGSITGISATVVAMFVIFGAFLESTGVGNYLTMVAARIAGKGPGGPAKIAVVGSGLFGSISGIAASNVYATGSFTIPMMKKMGYKPEFAGAVEAVASTGGIFMPPVMGAAAFIMSELTNIPYVKICLAALLGAIFYYIALGITVHLVALRDGLKGLPKEELPSWKKILKESYLLAPAVGLVYFLVKGYSPFMAAYYSIWISIAISFFKKETMMTPKRIISALETSGKNMIIVALACAGAGIVVSVLTYTGLGLGLASVITSLAGGKLLLALILVMVTCLILGMGLPTTPAYIIAVTIAAPALLKMGVDVLKAHLFALYFAKLSEVTPPVCVASYCGASIAKADPMKVGYESWKLGLTGYLVGYIFVYNDALLMRGSVWQILTIVILMSLISYLLAVGVAGYFRKKLNIYERFIVFFVLALAVWATATPKFPKEILAIVVFIVAVVYMSLTKFLIKKREA; this is encoded by the coding sequence ATGAGAGAACTCAGAGGTTGGCAGAGATGGGTTGTGGGTGTGTGGCTTGTTGCCACCGCCCTATTTCATTTGTATACCGCAACAGTGGGAATATTACAGCCACGATTACAAAGAGGAGCACATTTGCTTTTATTACTTCCCATGGCATTTCTTCTTTACCCCGCAACGAAAAAATCACCGAAAGATAGGTTCACTGTTCTTGATATCACTTTAGCGATTTTGTCAACGATACCTTCATTGTATCTAATGATATACAACAATTCTCTGAATATGAGATTTGAGCGTGTAGATCCACTGACAACCACTCAAATAATTCTTGGGATTATTATCATAATTTTGCTTTTGGAAGCTATAAGACGCGCCGTTGTTCCTGCAATGACAATTTTATTGATAGCAATGATGGCCTACGTGTATATTGCCCCTTATTTGCCTGGAATTTTTTACAACAAACCAATGAAACTTGGTAGGTTTGTAGAGATGTTTTACTTGATAACAGATAGCGGTATCTATGGAAGCATCACAGGAATATCTGCAACTGTAGTTGCGATGTTTGTAATCTTTGGTGCCTTTTTGGAATCAACGGGTGTTGGTAATTATTTGACAATGGTAGCGGCACGTATAGCCGGAAAGGGTCCTGGTGGTCCTGCAAAGATTGCGGTTGTAGGAAGTGGATTGTTTGGTTCAATAAGTGGTATAGCGGCGAGTAACGTTTATGCTACTGGAAGTTTTACTATCCCCATGATGAAAAAGATGGGTTATAAACCTGAATTTGCTGGTGCAGTTGAAGCTGTTGCATCCACGGGTGGAATATTCATGCCGCCTGTGATGGGTGCTGCGGCATTTATAATGTCAGAATTGACTAATATTCCTTATGTAAAAATTTGTTTGGCGGCTTTACTTGGTGCTATCTTCTATTATATTGCCTTAGGTATTACTGTACATCTTGTTGCACTTAGAGATGGACTAAAGGGTCTGCCAAAAGAAGAATTGCCATCATGGAAAAAGATTCTCAAAGAAAGTTATCTGCTTGCTCCAGCTGTTGGTTTGGTTTATTTTCTGGTTAAAGGTTATTCTCCATTCATGGCAGCTTATTACTCAATCTGGATTTCAATAGCAATCAGCTTTTTTAAGAAAGAAACAATGATGACACCAAAAAGAATAATCTCGGCATTAGAGACCAGTGGGAAAAATATGATCATTGTTGCTCTTGCCTGTGCTGGCGCGGGTATTGTTGTAAGTGTGCTAACTTACACCGGCCTTGGATTGGGATTGGCTTCTGTTATAACGAGTTTAGCAGGAGGTAAGCTTTTACTTGCATTGATTCTGGTAATGGTAACATGTTTGATATTGGGAATGGGACTACCAACGACACCAGCCTATATCATTGCGGTGACAATAGCTGCGCCTGCCTTATTAAAAATGGGTGTGGATGTTTTAAAAGCCCATCTATTTGCTCTGTATTTTGCAAAATTATCTGAAGTAACCCCGCCTGTATGTGTTGCATCTTACTGTGGTGCATCTATAGCCAAAGCCGATCCTATGAAGGTTGGTTACGAAAGTTGGAAACTTGGTCTGACGGGATATTTGGTTGGTTATATCTTTGTTTACAACGATGCGCTTTTGATGAGAGGTTCAGTTTGGCAGATTTTGACGATTGTCATCCTTATGTCTTTGATTAGTTACCTATTGGCAGTGGGAGTTGCGGGATATTTCAGAAAAAAATTGAACATTTATGAAAGATTTATCGTGTTTTTCGTGCTTGCTTTGGCGGTTTGGGCCACAGCGACGCCAAAATTTCCAAAAGAGATTCTGGCAATAGTTGTTTTTATAGTCGCGGTTGTGTATATGTCCTTGACTAAATTCTTGATCAAGAAAAGAGAAGCATGA
- a CDS encoding FAD-dependent oxidoreductase, which produces MKTEVLVIGGGPAGLCAAIEAASYGCKVTLVDESLTLGGQLVKQTHKFFGSSNEFAGTRGIEIAKLLTQQLMSKDNIEFFLNTTAVGYYTDEKIITCMTGEQEFFVINPEKVVVATGALEKLIPFPGNDLPGIYGAGAVQTLMNVYGVVPGNRVLMIGAGNIGLIVSYQLLQAGVEVAGIVEFAPRVGGYWVHAAKIRRLGIPIYLRHTIKRALGTSWVEGAIIQAVDQKGEWCGEEKRIDCDVICLAVGLSPTCELLWQAGCEMNYVPELSGYVPKRDETMRTTHPDIWVAGDASGIEEASSAMIEGKIAGLSVAYSLGKINESVFNQKLVEYWNELNLLRGGEIASKIRDGVKKVLLHKLDNPPINIQYCAETKVQSQTIYNEEFCSGILPEDMIESVLPPLELWDRKKGGLAIIECPQPIPCDPCHTNCPTGAILPFENINDLPQIDYSKCSGCALCVASCPGLACFVVDLTHIEENKAIMKLPYEMLPKPNINEEVQCLDRKGEVVAIGKVIRVQEPKKDKTLVVHVVVPRDLVMQIRSIRVINHG; this is translated from the coding sequence ATGAAGACTGAAGTTTTAGTCATAGGAGGTGGTCCAGCGGGTCTCTGCGCAGCAATAGAGGCTGCCTCATATGGGTGCAAGGTTACCTTAGTTGACGAATCACTGACTTTGGGTGGACAACTTGTAAAACAAACACATAAATTTTTCGGTTCAAGCAACGAATTTGCAGGTACTCGCGGAATAGAGATAGCAAAACTCTTGACACAGCAACTGATGAGTAAGGATAATATAGAGTTTTTCTTGAATACAACGGCGGTGGGTTACTATACAGATGAAAAGATCATAACCTGCATGACAGGGGAACAAGAATTTTTCGTAATAAATCCCGAAAAGGTAGTGGTTGCGACTGGTGCCTTGGAAAAACTCATACCATTTCCCGGTAATGATCTACCTGGGATTTATGGCGCTGGAGCTGTTCAAACATTGATGAATGTTTACGGGGTAGTGCCAGGTAATCGCGTTTTAATGATTGGCGCAGGTAACATTGGATTAATAGTCAGCTATCAACTTCTACAGGCCGGTGTTGAAGTGGCTGGTATCGTGGAATTCGCACCAAGAGTTGGTGGATATTGGGTACACGCTGCAAAAATCCGCCGCTTGGGAATACCCATATATTTGCGTCACACAATAAAAAGGGCATTGGGAACATCGTGGGTCGAAGGGGCAATAATTCAGGCAGTAGACCAAAAGGGTGAATGGTGTGGTGAGGAAAAGAGAATAGACTGTGATGTTATATGCTTGGCGGTTGGTTTGAGTCCTACTTGTGAATTGTTATGGCAGGCAGGTTGTGAAATGAATTATGTTCCTGAACTCTCTGGATATGTCCCAAAGAGAGATGAAACAATGCGTACAACACACCCTGACATCTGGGTCGCTGGTGATGCATCTGGGATAGAGGAAGCATCAAGTGCGATGATTGAAGGAAAGATTGCGGGCCTTTCCGTGGCTTATTCACTTGGGAAAATCAACGAGTCTGTCTTTAATCAAAAATTAGTTGAATATTGGAATGAGCTTAATCTTTTGCGTGGAGGTGAGATCGCTTCCAAGATTAGAGATGGTGTAAAAAAAGTATTGTTGCACAAATTGGATAATCCACCAATAAATATTCAGTATTGTGCAGAAACCAAAGTACAGTCACAAACAATATATAATGAAGAATTCTGTAGCGGAATTTTACCAGAAGATATGATTGAATCTGTTCTACCCCCACTTGAACTATGGGACAGAAAAAAAGGCGGACTTGCAATAATCGAGTGTCCACAACCAATACCATGTGATCCGTGCCATACAAATTGTCCAACTGGGGCTATCTTACCATTCGAAAATATAAATGATCTACCACAGATTGATTATTCAAAATGTTCCGGATGTGCGCTTTGTGTTGCGTCTTGTCCCGGGTTGGCGTGTTTTGTGGTTGATTTAACACATATCGAAGAGAATAAGGCAATCATGAAATTACCTTATGAAATGCTTCCGAAACCCAACATAAATGAAGAAGTTCAATGCCTTGACAGGAAAGGTGAAGTAGTGGCAATTGGGAAAGTCATTCGTGTTCAAGAACCAAAAAAAGATAAGACACTTGTTGTCCATGTAGTTGTACCAAGAGATTTGGTAATGCAAATCAGGTCAATCAGGGTGATCAACCATGGATGA
- a CDS encoding aspartate/glutamate racemase family protein has translation MSVVKGGKNIYGFKLGVIMLETHFPRLPGDIGNALTWDFPVLYEVIKGANPQNIIENNPEPFLGRFIEAAKELENSGVKVIATSCGFLSLFQDEIASVLKVPFVSSALILIPIVSKMIGSTRKVGVITANSKALSEKHFKAVGALEKNIVKVGIEDTDFGKALLYDSWEIDVNLARKEMINKAKILASDPSVGAIVLECTNMPPFAEDVRLETGLPVFDVVSLIKFVSATINFNGFDILR, from the coding sequence GTGTCAGTTGTTAAAGGCGGAAAAAACATTTATGGTTTTAAACTTGGTGTGATAATGCTTGAGACACATTTTCCCAGATTACCTGGCGATATAGGTAATGCTTTGACCTGGGACTTCCCCGTTCTTTACGAAGTAATAAAAGGTGCCAACCCCCAGAATATTATCGAAAATAATCCAGAGCCGTTTTTAGGCAGATTCATTGAAGCGGCTAAAGAACTTGAGAACAGTGGAGTCAAAGTTATAGCAACTTCCTGTGGCTTCTTATCGCTTTTTCAAGATGAAATTGCATCAGTTTTGAAAGTACCATTTGTCAGTTCGGCTTTGATTTTGATACCAATTGTAAGCAAGATGATCGGATCAACACGAAAAGTTGGAGTGATAACAGCAAATAGTAAAGCTCTGAGTGAAAAACACTTTAAAGCTGTGGGTGCTTTAGAAAAAAATATTGTCAAAGTTGGGATCGAAGATACAGATTTTGGGAAAGCTTTGTTGTATGACTCATGGGAGATCGACGTGAATTTGGCTCGAAAAGAAATGATAAACAAAGCCAAAATTCTGGCATCTGATCCTTCTGTCGGTGCAATTGTTTTGGAGTGTACCAATATGCCACCATTCGCAGAAGATGTGAGATTGGAGACAGGTTTACCTGTTTTTGATGTTGTGAGTTTAATAAAATTCGTTAGCGCAACCATTAATTTCAATGGTTTTGATATCTTGAGGTGA
- a CDS encoding NAD(P)/FAD-dependent oxidoreductase, whose translation MLKGYDCIVIGGGIIGLSCAYHLAKSNKSVLVLERDDIGSGTSGACDHMILLQSKAPGLPLKLAMSSLEIYREWQSELEEDIEFATRGGMILIDKPEHIPVMEDFVKRQRSIGLNVEILDKKQIKKKQPWINDNVIASTYSPDDSQVNPFRVLFALLKKSAKLGVELIRNAEVVEIRKNSYFWEVRTSSNQSYNSHIVVNAAGVWSGKVASLVGFNLPIRPKRGQIVVTEPIEEIGETDAWDANYIISKHLSHFDRDEISKRLGLGFAMSRTHSGNYLIGSTREYVGFNKSTTYEALQAIIRRAVELFPIFSKVRIIRSFAGLRPACEDGKYIIGEDPSNSGFFIATGHEGDGIALAPITGKLVSDLICGRKPVFEIDEISPSRFYSQITSGIVNK comes from the coding sequence GTGCTCAAAGGTTATGATTGCATCGTCATTGGTGGGGGAATAATAGGCCTTTCTTGTGCATATCATCTTGCAAAATCAAACAAAAGTGTACTTGTACTCGAGCGGGATGATATAGGCAGTGGTACTTCTGGCGCATGTGATCACATGATACTCTTGCAATCTAAGGCACCCGGACTCCCTTTGAAACTTGCCATGTCAAGTCTTGAGATATATCGGGAGTGGCAAAGTGAGTTAGAAGAAGATATCGAGTTTGCAACACGTGGCGGTATGATTTTAATCGATAAACCTGAGCACATACCTGTTATGGAAGATTTCGTCAAAAGACAAAGGTCTATAGGTTTAAATGTAGAAATACTGGATAAGAAACAGATCAAAAAGAAGCAGCCTTGGATAAATGACAACGTGATAGCATCGACATACTCACCGGATGATTCTCAGGTTAATCCATTCCGTGTTTTATTTGCACTTTTAAAAAAATCAGCCAAACTTGGTGTTGAACTCATAAGAAATGCGGAAGTTGTTGAGATTAGAAAAAACTCTTATTTCTGGGAGGTGAGAACTTCTTCAAACCAATCTTATAACTCACACATTGTAGTGAATGCCGCCGGAGTCTGGTCTGGGAAAGTGGCATCTCTTGTGGGATTTAACTTGCCAATACGCCCCAAACGGGGACAGATTGTCGTGACAGAACCCATCGAGGAAATTGGTGAAACAGATGCCTGGGATGCAAACTACATCATTTCAAAACATCTGTCTCATTTTGATCGTGACGAGATTTCAAAAAGACTCGGCCTTGGTTTTGCAATGTCGAGGACTCACAGTGGTAATTACCTCATAGGTAGTACGAGAGAATATGTCGGGTTTAACAAAAGTACAACATACGAAGCCTTGCAAGCCATAATAAGAAGAGCCGTTGAATTGTTTCCCATATTCAGTAAAGTGCGCATTATAAGATCATTTGCTGGTTTAAGACCCGCTTGTGAAGATGGCAAATATATCATAGGAGAAGATCCTTCTAACTCAGGTTTCTTCATTGCAACAGGGCATGAAGGAGATGGAATAGCGCTTGCACCAATAACGGGAAAGTTGGTTTCAGACTTGATTTGCGGTAGAAAACCAGTGTTTGAAATCGATGAAATCAGTCCATCTCGCTTTTATTCTCAGATAACTTCAGGAATCGTTAACAAGTAG